Proteins encoded in a region of the Leopardus geoffroyi isolate Oge1 chromosome E2, O.geoffroyi_Oge1_pat1.0, whole genome shotgun sequence genome:
- the CHST8 gene encoding carbohydrate sulfotransferase 8 encodes MTPRAGTMRLACMFSSILLFGAAGLLLFISLQDPTELSPRQVPGIKFSIRPQQPYNDLPPGSSRDGDLKAPTEKVTRDLSSRAPRGLNLLVPDRPRAPRNTGARLRPRQRRRRLLIKKTPAAAAAVPANGSAGAFVRPAPWAAAGHWVTLQRSQQERKRVMREACAKYRASSSRRAVTPRHVSRLFVEDRHRVLYCEVPKAGCSNWKRVLMVMAGLASSTADIQHNTVHYGGALRRLDTFDRQGILHRLSTYTKMLFVREPFERLVSAFRDKFEHPNSYYHPVFGKAILARYRANASREALRTGSGVRFPEFVQYLLDVHRPVGMDIHWDHVSRLCSPCLIDYDFVGKFESMEEDANFFLSLIRAPRNLTFPQFKDRHSQEARTTAQITHQYFTQLSALQRQRTYDFYYMDYLMFNYSKPFADLY; translated from the exons GAATAAAGTTCAGCATCAGGCCACAGCAGCCCTACAAC GATCTCCCACCAGGCAGTTCCCGGGATGGTGACTTGAAGGCCCCTACGGAGAAGGTCACCCGAGACTTGTCCAGCCGGGCCCCAAGGGGCCTCAACCTGCTGGTACCCGACCGGCCTCGAGCCCCCCGAAACACGGGGGCCCGTCTGCGACCCCGGCAGCGCCGCCGGCGGCTGCTCATCAAGAAGACGCCCGCTGCTGCAGCAGCCGTCCCGGCCAACGGCTCGGCCGGTGCCTTTGTGCGGCCGGCGCCCTGGGCCGCGGCCGGCCACTGGGTCACCCTGCAGCGGAGCCAGCAGGAGCGCAAGCGGGTGATGCGCGAGGCGTGCGCCAAGTACCGGGCGAGCAGCAGCCGCAGGGCGGTCACGCCCCGTCACGTGTCCCGCCTCTTCGTGGAGGACCGCCACCGGGTGCTGTACTGCGAGGTGCCCAAGGCGGGCTGCTCCAACTGGAAGCGGGTGCTCATGGTGATGGCCGGGCTGGCCTCGTCCACCGCGGACATCCAGCACAACACCGTGCACTACGGCGGCGCCCTCCGGCGGCTGGACACCTTCGACCGCCAGGGCATCCTGCACCGCCTCAGCACCTACACCAAGATGCTCTTTGTCCGCGAGCCCTTCGAGAGGCTGGTCTCCGCCTTCCGCGACAAGTTCGAGCATCCCAACAGCTACTACCACCCTGTCTTCGGCAAGGCCATCCTGGCCCGGTACCGGGCCAACGCCTCTCGCGAGGCGCTGCGGACGGGCTCCGGCGTGCGCTTCCCCGAGTTCGTCCAGTACCTGCTGGACGTGCACCGGCCCGTGGGCATGGACATCCACTGGGACCACGTCAGCCGGCTCTGCAGCCCCTGCCTCATCGACTATGACTTCGTGGGCAAGTTTGAGAGCATGGAGGAGGACGCCAACTTCTTCCTGAGCCTCATCCGGGCGCCGCGGAACCTGACCTTCCCCCAGTTCAAAGACCGGCACTCGCAGGAGGCCCGGACCACGGCCCAGATCACCCACCAGTACTTCACCCAGCTCTCGGCCCTGCAGAGACAACGCACCTACGACTTCTACTACATGGACTACCTGATGTTCAACTACTCCAAGCCCTTTGCAGACCTGTACTGA